Proteins from a genomic interval of Mycolicibacterium grossiae:
- a CDS encoding adenylate/guanylate cyclase domain-containing protein has protein sequence MRHRAESDRRQREVLVVTTRIGAALSAFFSVQQFFVVDGFTWLPIVNLVTAVAFLAIPRLHRFGDLVPPVAFLMVAYTSITLSAVYVGSGIGLQFYYLVAATIVVLILGIDHVGMAAFWAILGAATVVALEMTVDHDTGLQPTWAFRLGFVVNTLAAWVLVVATVWFALREIARAEDAMEVEFERSEALLANILPVAIAERLKDPAHSVIADKYDDASILFADIADYTAQASATTPADLVRFLDALYTEFDGLVDRHGLEKIKTSGDSYMVVSGVPEPRPDHLAALARCALDMADAVRGLTDSSGRAVHLRIGLACGPVVAGVVGARKFFYDVWGDAVNVASRMESTDEAGRIQVPQEVYDRLRDHFTFDERGDVDVKGKGVMHTWFLTGCA, from the coding sequence ATGCGCCACCGGGCCGAGAGTGACCGGCGCCAGCGCGAGGTGCTGGTGGTGACGACACGGATCGGCGCCGCCCTCAGCGCCTTCTTTAGCGTGCAGCAGTTCTTCGTCGTCGACGGGTTCACGTGGCTGCCGATCGTCAACCTCGTCACGGCGGTCGCGTTCCTCGCCATACCGCGCCTGCACCGCTTCGGCGACCTGGTGCCGCCAGTCGCGTTCCTGATGGTGGCCTACACCTCCATCACCTTGTCGGCGGTGTACGTCGGGAGCGGCATCGGCTTGCAGTTCTACTACCTGGTGGCCGCGACCATCGTCGTGCTGATCCTGGGCATCGACCACGTCGGGATGGCGGCGTTCTGGGCGATCCTCGGTGCGGCGACGGTGGTCGCGCTGGAGATGACCGTCGACCACGACACCGGGTTGCAACCGACATGGGCGTTCCGACTGGGCTTCGTCGTCAACACCCTGGCGGCTTGGGTCCTGGTGGTCGCCACGGTGTGGTTCGCCCTTCGCGAGATCGCCCGGGCGGAAGACGCCATGGAGGTGGAGTTCGAGCGGTCCGAGGCGCTGCTCGCCAACATCCTTCCCGTCGCCATCGCCGAGCGGCTCAAGGATCCGGCGCACTCCGTCATTGCCGACAAGTACGACGACGCGTCCATCCTGTTCGCCGACATCGCGGACTACACGGCGCAGGCGAGCGCCACGACGCCCGCGGACCTCGTCCGGTTCCTCGACGCCCTGTACACCGAGTTCGACGGCCTCGTCGACCGGCACGGGTTGGAGAAGATCAAGACGAGCGGCGACTCGTACATGGTCGTCAGTGGCGTGCCCGAGCCCCGGCCCGATCACCTCGCCGCGTTGGCTCGGTGTGCGCTCGACATGGCCGACGCCGTACGCGGCCTGACCGACTCGTCGGGCCGCGCCGTGCACCTACGCATCGGTCTCGCATGCGGGCCGGTGGTGGCGGGTGTGGTCGGCGCTCGGAAGTTCTTCTACGACGTCTGGGGAGACGCCGTCAACGTCGCCTCGCGCATGGAATCGACCGACGAGGCGGGCCGCATCCAGGTCCCGCAGGAGGTCTACGACCGCCTGCGGGACCATTTCACGTTCGACGAGCGCGGCGACGTCGACGTGAAGGGCAAGGGCGTGATGCACACCTGGTTTCTGACCGGGTGCGCCTAG
- a CDS encoding glycoside hydrolase family 5 protein — translation MAQQKAGLLRRLATRSVIATLPVAMASAYASGIFVSPPRLASYDILPVAEITVSPNTVGIATSPLYGQTLEQINQQLDAMQAIGVQNIRVFVPWGLVEQVDNQYDWSHIDDIMNAAAARNMGVLAEVNATPLWAGPNPNAPGFPLGADTPNVGAFTDFMRDFTNRYASTVSAYEIWNEPNYVQFSNPINPEAYAALLQAVYPVIKNLDPTATVVAGAVGTTQTSSFTLDPVAFVQRMLAAGAGNYFDALSVHPYGEEGAYSSSCPSCQPTMLTPREQVEAIMNLVTGKKVWISEYGLPTTPGGPFTQADQAAWIKDLLDYWQTYDPDKVGPIFLYTGQDTPNAANPTNPHDYYGLWTESGALKAAAEMLKAWLAAHPQQPGGPTDPGTPGNPGTPTNPADAIAQALNAIAQALAKAIAQAIANFFAQFAAPAPATTLVTNTEVATTEAQSRTLAIAGAATTTADGAVTADEGSAAATPATADGKATEGTAADGTAAEGAATPAADSAAAPPVAAEPVAAEPVTAEPAVTEPVTPVAATPAPATSAPTTPEATAPPAGVPATTGATESTPASTVPSSAASGSGTVKDGSGGGAPVKAPSGETGPSATKPAKGGSSGATADAGGSAPSDSSKPDSAKPDSAKPATSTKPGRTQPSTKDGAASGGPAAAESSPRRHDAGGRTKAGLVSAGAAATGADGGSGESAG, via the coding sequence ATGGCCCAGCAGAAGGCCGGCTTGCTCCGCCGCCTCGCCACGCGATCGGTGATCGCCACCCTCCCGGTTGCCATGGCGAGCGCCTATGCCAGCGGCATCTTCGTCTCGCCGCCGCGACTGGCGTCCTACGACATCCTTCCCGTCGCCGAGATCACCGTGTCGCCGAACACGGTCGGCATCGCGACGTCGCCGCTCTACGGCCAGACGCTCGAGCAGATCAATCAGCAGCTCGACGCCATGCAGGCGATCGGCGTGCAGAACATCCGCGTCTTCGTGCCATGGGGCCTCGTCGAGCAGGTCGACAACCAGTACGACTGGAGCCACATCGACGACATCATGAACGCCGCGGCCGCCCGCAACATGGGCGTCCTGGCGGAGGTGAACGCCACGCCGCTGTGGGCAGGCCCCAATCCGAACGCACCCGGTTTCCCCCTCGGTGCGGACACTCCGAACGTGGGAGCGTTCACCGACTTCATGCGCGACTTCACCAACCGCTACGCGAGCACGGTGTCGGCGTACGAGATCTGGAACGAGCCGAATTACGTGCAGTTCTCGAACCCGATCAACCCCGAGGCCTACGCGGCGCTGCTGCAGGCGGTGTACCCGGTGATCAAGAACCTCGATCCCACCGCAACCGTCGTCGCCGGCGCCGTCGGCACCACCCAGACGTCCTCATTCACCCTCGATCCCGTCGCCTTCGTGCAGCGCATGCTGGCCGCGGGTGCCGGAAACTACTTCGACGCCCTCTCGGTGCATCCGTACGGCGAAGAGGGTGCGTACTCGTCCAGTTGCCCGAGCTGCCAGCCGACCATGCTCACCCCGCGCGAGCAGGTCGAGGCGATCATGAACCTGGTCACCGGCAAAAAGGTGTGGATCAGCGAGTACGGCCTGCCGACCACTCCTGGCGGTCCGTTCACCCAGGCGGATCAGGCGGCATGGATCAAGGACCTGCTCGACTACTGGCAGACCTACGACCCGGACAAGGTCGGGCCCATCTTCCTCTACACCGGGCAGGACACGCCGAACGCGGCGAACCCCACGAATCCCCATGACTACTACGGATTGTGGACGGAGTCGGGCGCCCTGAAGGCCGCCGCCGAGATGCTCAAGGCCTGGCTCGCGGCGCACCCGCAGCAACCCGGCGGGCCGACGGATCCCGGCACGCCCGGCAACCCCGGGACGCCGACCAACCCGGCGGACGCCATCGCCCAGGCGCTGAACGCCATCGCTCAGGCCCTGGCGAAGGCCATCGCGCAGGCCATCGCGAACTTCTTCGCCCAGTTCGCCGCTCCCGCACCCGCGACCACCCTGGTCACGAACACCGAGGTGGCCACGACGGAGGCGCAGAGCCGCACGCTGGCCATCGCGGGTGCGGCGACCACCACGGCGGACGGCGCGGTGACCGCGGACGAGGGGTCCGCAGCCGCCACGCCGGCCACCGCGGACGGCAAGGCGACAGAAGGCACGGCGGCCGACGGCACCGCAGCCGAGGGCGCTGCGACGCCGGCGGCCGACTCCGCCGCCGCCCCACCCGTTGCCGCGGAACCCGTTGCCGCCGAACCGGTGACGGCCGAACCCGCCGTCACCGAACCCGTGACCCCGGTGGCCGCGACTCCTGCGCCCGCGACGTCCGCCCCTACAACCCCGGAGGCCACGGCCCCGCCGGCCGGCGTGCCTGCAACGACCGGCGCCACCGAATCGACGCCGGCGTCCACCGTGCCGTCTTCGGCGGCATCGGGTTCGGGCACGGTGAAGGATGGCAGTGGCGGGGGAGCGCCCGTCAAGGCTCCGTCCGGTGAAACGGGCCCATCGGCGACGAAGCCCGCCAAGGGCGGTTCTTCGGGTGCCACCGCGGACGCAGGCGGGTCGGCGCCCTCGGACTCCTCCAAGCCGGACTCCGCCAAGCCGGACTCCGCCAAGCCGGCGACGTCGACCAAGCCCGGCCGGACCCAGCCGTCGACGAAGGACGGTGCGGCCAGTGGTGGGCCCGCCGCAGCCGAATCATCGCCGCGGCGACACGACGCCGGCGGCCGGACCAAGGCCGGTCTGGTGTCGGCGGGTGCAGCCGCCACCGGCGCCGACGGCGGCTCGGGGGAATCGGCCGGCTAA
- a CDS encoding DUF2339 domain-containing protein produces the protein MTEPDHVVIGRLSHDFAVLASHLARASADLQALSRIVTERPTTAWQAGPPVSPWSPPPSPATTPLPPQPVMTPTPPVTAAPPVTGPVPPRTATTGPGTRNDGWIGKVLAVAGVVVTLVGVVLLLVLAAQAGLLAPGVRVGAGAVLAAGLTIAGWRLHGRPGGRVGAIALAATGIAAAYVDVIAVTAVYGFLPPAAGLVVAASVAGSGLLLARQWNSEHLGMLVVVPLIGLAPMVGDGVTLLVVGFLLALAAASLPIQLGRSWTGLHVARIATATVPLLVALIGVDRSSADAGWLAGAAGIGAVLAILGALLSFPTHRRPVVVAAWSAAGTVPVLSLGAVTGRVTAAALAAMLAGSLLGIVLAGGRIPGLTEPVRRLWSGLAAVAALVAVTAAFDGPVAGPVLLAMAVVTTVAGRAHPAAWWSALGFAVVGGAMFVATAPVDVLFDGLEIGSGRTVSTLVSSVLAVACAVATAWSWTTRTGRRDDVARLVWLASGVVALYAVTMFTVTAGVWLGGGNGFYAGHVVATTAWIGLAAAALRAAAHLPRADRSLPMAAGMTVVAAAVAKLFVFDLGTLDGMFRVAVFIVVGLVLLGTGAGYARRLSQQDSEV, from the coding sequence ATGACCGAACCCGACCACGTCGTCATTGGACGGCTCTCCCATGATTTCGCGGTGCTGGCCAGCCATCTGGCCCGCGCGTCGGCCGATCTCCAGGCGCTGTCGCGCATCGTCACCGAGCGTCCGACGACGGCGTGGCAGGCGGGGCCTCCGGTGTCGCCCTGGTCGCCACCGCCGTCGCCAGCGACAACGCCATTGCCGCCACAGCCGGTGATGACGCCCACGCCACCGGTGACGGCCGCGCCGCCGGTCACCGGTCCGGTGCCGCCGAGGACCGCGACCACCGGTCCGGGCACGCGAAACGACGGCTGGATCGGCAAGGTGCTGGCCGTGGCCGGGGTGGTGGTCACGCTCGTCGGCGTGGTGCTGCTGCTCGTTCTGGCGGCGCAGGCCGGCCTGCTGGCACCGGGCGTTCGGGTCGGGGCCGGTGCGGTGCTGGCCGCGGGCCTCACCATCGCGGGTTGGCGGCTGCATGGCCGGCCGGGCGGCCGGGTGGGAGCGATCGCACTAGCGGCCACCGGCATCGCGGCGGCCTACGTCGACGTGATCGCGGTGACGGCGGTGTACGGCTTCCTGCCGCCTGCAGCGGGACTCGTCGTCGCCGCGTCGGTGGCCGGTTCGGGTCTACTCCTTGCGCGGCAGTGGAACTCCGAGCACCTCGGCATGCTCGTCGTGGTGCCGCTGATTGGCCTCGCGCCCATGGTCGGCGACGGCGTGACGCTGCTCGTCGTCGGGTTCCTGCTGGCCCTCGCCGCGGCGTCGCTCCCGATACAGCTCGGCCGGTCGTGGACTGGTCTGCACGTCGCCCGGATCGCGACCGCCACCGTGCCGCTGCTCGTCGCTTTGATCGGCGTCGATCGCTCGTCGGCGGACGCGGGGTGGCTCGCCGGAGCGGCGGGCATCGGTGCCGTCCTGGCGATCCTCGGTGCCCTACTGTCCTTTCCGACCCACCGCCGACCCGTCGTCGTGGCGGCGTGGAGCGCCGCCGGGACGGTGCCCGTGCTGTCGCTCGGCGCGGTGACGGGCCGCGTCACCGCCGCGGCGCTCGCCGCCATGCTCGCCGGGAGCCTCCTCGGGATCGTGCTCGCCGGCGGCCGAATCCCGGGCCTGACAGAGCCCGTGCGACGCCTCTGGTCGGGCCTGGCCGCCGTGGCAGCGCTCGTCGCGGTGACTGCGGCGTTCGACGGTCCGGTCGCCGGGCCCGTCCTGCTGGCGATGGCGGTCGTCACCACGGTCGCCGGGCGCGCGCACCCGGCGGCGTGGTGGTCCGCGCTGGGCTTCGCCGTCGTGGGCGGGGCGATGTTCGTCGCGACCGCTCCCGTCGACGTCCTGTTCGACGGCCTGGAGATCGGCAGTGGTCGGACGGTGTCCACCCTGGTGAGTAGCGTCCTGGCGGTCGCCTGCGCGGTGGCGACGGCGTGGTCGTGGACCACCCGGACCGGCCGTCGCGACGACGTGGCGCGACTCGTCTGGCTGGCATCGGGCGTCGTTGCGCTGTATGCCGTCACGATGTTCACGGTCACCGCAGGGGTGTGGCTCGGCGGCGGGAACGGGTTCTACGCCGGGCACGTGGTGGCAACGACCGCGTGGATCGGTCTCGCGGCCGCCGCGTTGCGGGCGGCGGCGCACCTGCCCCGCGCCGACCGGTCATTGCCCATGGCGGCCGGCATGACGGTCGTGGCCGCAGCGGTCGCGAAACTGTTCGTGTTCGACCTCGGCACGTTGGACGGCATGTTCCGCGTCGCCGTCTTCATCGTCGTCGGTCTGGTCCTGCTCGGTACGGGCGCCGGCTACGCACGGCGGCTGTCGCAGCAGGACTCGGAGGTGTGA
- a CDS encoding amino acid ABC transporter permease, with protein sequence MTADAPSPSDRPATIDAVPLRHPWRWVAAGVIIVLVGLFLYGAATNPAYGWKTYGEYLFNERILLGVFNTLQLTVYSMVIAIVLGIVLSVMRLSPNPVFRSVSWVYLWIFRGTPVYVQLAFWGLIPVIYSKIQLGVPFGPTFFTLDLQSLSIPFLLAMLGLALNEAAYMAEIIRAGISSVPEGQMEASTALGMSWGLAMRRTVLPQAMRVIIPPTGNEVISMLKTTSLVTAVPYAFDVYSIATREVAARIFDPVPLLLVASTWYLVVTSVLMVGQYYLERYYARGSSRKLTPKQLEALAKAQMGEVHP encoded by the coding sequence ATGACCGCTGACGCTCCGTCGCCATCCGATCGTCCCGCCACCATCGATGCCGTTCCGCTGCGGCACCCGTGGCGGTGGGTGGCGGCGGGCGTCATCATCGTCCTCGTCGGGCTGTTCCTCTACGGGGCGGCCACCAACCCGGCCTACGGGTGGAAGACCTACGGCGAGTACCTCTTCAACGAACGCATCCTGCTCGGGGTGTTCAACACCCTGCAGCTGACGGTGTACTCGATGGTGATCGCCATCGTTCTCGGCATCGTGTTGTCGGTGATGCGGCTGTCGCCGAACCCGGTGTTCCGTTCGGTGTCGTGGGTGTACCTGTGGATCTTCCGTGGCACACCGGTGTACGTGCAGCTGGCCTTCTGGGGCCTGATTCCCGTCATCTACTCGAAGATCCAGCTGGGCGTGCCGTTCGGGCCGACGTTCTTCACCCTCGACCTGCAGTCGCTGTCGATCCCGTTCCTGCTCGCCATGCTGGGGCTCGCCCTGAACGAGGCCGCATACATGGCGGAGATCATCCGCGCGGGCATCAGCTCGGTACCCGAGGGGCAGATGGAGGCGTCGACGGCGCTCGGCATGTCCTGGGGTCTGGCCATGCGCCGCACCGTGCTGCCCCAGGCGATGCGCGTGATCATCCCGCCCACCGGCAACGAGGTCATCAGCATGCTGAAGACCACCTCGCTGGTGACCGCCGTGCCGTACGCGTTCGACGTGTACAGCATCGCCACCCGCGAGGTCGCCGCCCGCATCTTCGACCCGGTGCCCCTGCTGCTGGTGGCCTCCACCTGGTACCTCGTCGTCACCAGCGTCTTGATGGTGGGGCAGTACTACCTGGAGCGGTACTACGCTCGCGGTTCGTCGCGCAAGCTGACACCCAAGCAGCTCGAGGCGCTCGCCAAGGCGCAGATGGGAGAGGTGCACCCGTGA
- a CDS encoding amino acid ABC transporter ATP-binding protein: MVRAEQVCKNFGALDVLKGVSLEVGRGKVLCIVGPSGSGKSTFLRCINHLEQVNAGRLYVDGELVGYRERGGKLHEMRPKDAARQRRDIGMVFQHFNLFPHRTALENVVEAPMQVKGIKRDAAVAKARELLDRVGLSAKADAYPAQLSGGQQQRVAIARALAMEPKLMLFDEPTSALDPELVGEVLAVMKQLAGEGMTMLVVTHEMGFAREVADELVFMDAGVVVERGNPREVMSDPKHDRTKAFLSKVM, encoded by the coding sequence ATGGTGCGCGCCGAACAGGTCTGCAAGAACTTCGGTGCTCTCGACGTGCTCAAGGGCGTGAGCCTGGAGGTCGGTCGCGGCAAGGTGCTGTGCATCGTGGGACCGTCGGGCTCGGGCAAGTCGACGTTCCTGCGCTGCATCAACCACCTCGAACAGGTCAACGCGGGACGCCTCTACGTCGACGGCGAGTTGGTCGGCTACCGGGAGCGCGGCGGCAAGCTGCACGAGATGCGTCCGAAGGACGCCGCTCGGCAGCGCCGCGACATCGGCATGGTGTTCCAGCACTTCAACCTGTTCCCGCACCGCACCGCCCTGGAGAACGTCGTCGAGGCCCCGATGCAGGTGAAGGGCATCAAGCGCGACGCCGCGGTGGCCAAGGCACGCGAGCTGCTCGACCGCGTCGGTCTGTCGGCCAAGGCCGACGCCTATCCCGCGCAGCTGTCCGGCGGCCAGCAACAGCGCGTCGCCATCGCGCGGGCGCTCGCCATGGAACCCAAGCTGATGCTGTTCGACGAGCCGACGTCCGCGCTCGACCCCGAACTCGTCGGCGAGGTGCTCGCGGTGATGAAGCAGCTGGCCGGTGAGGGCATGACGATGCTCGTCGTCACCCACGAGATGGGGTTCGCCCGCGAGGTCGCCGACGAGTTGGTGTTCATGGACGCCGGCGTGGTGGTCGAGCGCGGCAACCCCCGCGAGGTGATGAGCGATCCGAAGCACGACCGCACCAAGGCGTTCCTGTCCAAGGTGATGTAG
- the macS gene encoding MacS family sensor histidine kinase: MRGPDVTPTTASPDPAAPLWRAAQGFRLLSCGYALYFQVAVNDDLARRGLAWALFGVLLAWSAACGWAYLQGVGRRPAWVAAELAVAVALILSTDVVASDRWIADNQSWPTTLWATNATISAAVLRGPVLGMAAGLVVMAAVAALKGSVSLNLGRNATIVIELAVGLAVGMAALTARRAHAELERATRLAALVSERERLSREVHDGAIQVLALVARRGREIGGVAAELADLAGEQERALRRLVSGWQDGPPGAHADLAALLRARASDTVSVSLPATPVVLPAGIAAEIDAAVGNALDNVAAHAGAGARAFVLLEDVDDAVVISIRDDGHGIPVGRLEQARAEGRLGVAAAIVGRLEALGGTAVLTTAPGDGTEWEFTVPREGVADGRG; encoded by the coding sequence GTGCGCGGCCCCGACGTGACCCCGACGACGGCCTCGCCCGACCCGGCAGCCCCGCTGTGGCGGGCCGCGCAGGGCTTCCGGTTGCTCAGTTGCGGCTACGCGCTCTACTTCCAGGTCGCCGTCAACGACGACCTGGCTCGGCGCGGACTCGCGTGGGCGCTGTTCGGCGTGCTGCTGGCCTGGAGCGCCGCATGCGGCTGGGCCTACCTGCAGGGCGTCGGTCGCCGCCCCGCCTGGGTGGCTGCGGAGCTGGCGGTGGCCGTGGCGCTGATCCTGTCCACCGACGTGGTGGCCTCCGACCGGTGGATCGCCGACAACCAGTCCTGGCCGACCACGCTGTGGGCCACCAATGCGACGATCTCGGCCGCCGTCCTGCGCGGCCCGGTCCTCGGCATGGCCGCGGGCCTGGTGGTCATGGCCGCCGTGGCCGCGCTCAAGGGCTCGGTGAGCCTGAACCTCGGCCGCAACGCCACGATCGTCATCGAGCTGGCAGTGGGCCTAGCAGTCGGCATGGCGGCGCTCACCGCCCGCCGCGCGCACGCCGAGCTGGAACGGGCCACCCGGCTGGCGGCCCTGGTCTCCGAGCGCGAACGCCTCTCCCGGGAGGTGCACGACGGCGCCATCCAGGTGCTCGCACTGGTGGCGCGGCGGGGCCGCGAGATCGGCGGTGTCGCAGCCGAACTCGCCGATCTCGCCGGCGAGCAGGAACGCGCGCTGCGACGTCTGGTCAGTGGCTGGCAGGACGGCCCGCCGGGAGCGCATGCCGATCTCGCCGCCCTGTTACGGGCCCGCGCGTCGGACACGGTCTCCGTCAGCCTGCCCGCGACCCCGGTGGTCCTCCCCGCGGGAATCGCCGCCGAGATCGACGCCGCGGTCGGCAACGCGCTCGACAACGTCGCCGCTCACGCCGGCGCCGGCGCGCGCGCCTTCGTGCTGCTCGAGGACGTCGACGACGCCGTGGTGATCAGCATTCGCGACGACGGTCACGGCATTCCCGTGGGCCGCCTCGAGCAGGCCCGGGCCGAGGGGCGGCTCGGCGTCGCGGCGGCCATCGTCGGGCGGTTGGAAGCACTCGGCGGCACCGCGGTGCTCACCACCGCACCCGGTGACGGCACCGAGTGGGAGTTCACCGTTCCACGCGAGGGGGTGGCCGATGGCCGAGGATGA
- a CDS encoding Dps family protein, with protein sequence MRTNRRDDAEGFGFQASPRLTANLQRVLVDLIELHLQGKQAHWNVVGTNFRDLHLQLDEVVDFARAASDTVAERLRALDSVPDGRSDTVAETTSLPRFPAYEVNTTEAVDLVTARVYATVDTLRAVHDEVDAEDPSTADILHQLIDGLEKLAWLLKSENRKV encoded by the coding sequence ATCCGTACGAACCGCCGTGACGACGCCGAGGGCTTCGGCTTCCAGGCGTCGCCCCGCTTGACCGCCAACCTACAGCGCGTGCTGGTCGACCTGATCGAGTTGCACCTGCAGGGCAAGCAAGCGCATTGGAACGTGGTGGGCACCAACTTCCGCGACCTGCACCTGCAGCTCGACGAGGTGGTCGACTTCGCCCGCGCCGCCAGCGACACCGTCGCCGAGCGGCTGCGCGCGCTCGACTCGGTGCCGGACGGCAGGTCGGACACCGTCGCCGAGACCACGTCACTGCCGCGCTTTCCCGCCTACGAGGTGAACACGACGGAGGCCGTCGACCTCGTCACCGCCCGTGTCTACGCGACGGTCGACACGCTGCGCGCCGTCCACGACGAGGTGGACGCCGAGGATCCGAGTACCGCCGACATCCTGCACCAGCTCATCGACGGCCTCGAGAAGCTGGCGTGGCTGTTGAAGTCGGAGAACCGGAAGGTCTAG
- a CDS encoding response regulator: MAEDEDGCTVMVVDDHPIWRDAVARDLAEQGFEVVATADGVASARRRAGVVGPDVVVMDMRLADGTGVEATTAVLEVSPSTRVLVLSASDERDDVLEAVKAGATGYLVKSASKVELAEAVRATREGRAVFTPGLAGLVLGEYRRIARAPDAGPATPSLTERETEVLRHVAKGLTARQIAERLSISHRTVENHVQATFRKLQVANRVELARYAIEHGLDE; the protein is encoded by the coding sequence ATGGCCGAGGATGAGGACGGCTGCACCGTCATGGTGGTCGACGACCATCCGATCTGGCGGGACGCCGTCGCGCGCGACCTCGCCGAGCAGGGGTTCGAGGTCGTCGCGACGGCCGACGGGGTAGCGTCCGCCCGCCGCCGTGCCGGGGTCGTCGGACCGGACGTCGTGGTGATGGACATGCGCCTCGCCGACGGCACCGGCGTGGAGGCGACGACGGCCGTGCTGGAGGTGTCGCCGTCGACTCGGGTGCTGGTGCTCTCCGCCTCCGACGAGCGCGACGACGTCCTGGAGGCCGTCAAGGCCGGTGCCACCGGTTACCTGGTGAAGAGCGCCTCGAAAGTCGAACTCGCCGAGGCGGTTCGCGCGACGCGCGAGGGGAGGGCGGTCTTCACGCCCGGTTTGGCCGGGTTGGTCCTGGGGGAGTACCGCCGCATCGCGCGAGCGCCGGACGCCGGACCTGCGACGCCCAGCCTCACCGAGCGGGAGACGGAGGTCCTCCGTCACGTCGCCAAGGGACTGACGGCGCGGCAGATCGCGGAGAGGTTGTCGATCAGCCACCGCACCGTGGAGAACCACGTGCAGGCGACGTTCCGCAAGCTGCAGGTGGCCAACCGGGTCGAACTCGCGCGTTACGCCATCGAGCACGGCCTCGACGAATGA